The Prunus persica cultivar Lovell chromosome G8, Prunus_persica_NCBIv2, whole genome shotgun sequence genome includes a region encoding these proteins:
- the LOC18768353 gene encoding exosome complex component RRP4 homolog yields the protein MRELQLSLNQTQKVRLQRALEKLESLSSKANSNASVTVADSIPVNYEDGLLKGHGTSEFNGEVVATVCGIVERVNKLVYVRALRARYKPEVGDIIVGRVIEVAPKRWRVEINYSHDAVLMLSSMNLPDGIQRRRTALDELNMRSIFEENDVICAEVRGFQHDGLHLQARSQKYGKLGRGQLLTVPPYLVKRRKQHFHHLENYGIDLIIGCNGFIWVGEHVQVTDDMVVDQVNKSEQDDAKPDENSISPEDQGKNYTRQETRENICRAANAIRVLSTLGFNITVEVITETVDLSTSINVAIHEMLGSEFYVLVAEKESVRRSMTKKK from the exons ATGAGAGAGCTACAGCTTTCGTTGAACCAAACCCAGAAGGTTCGGCTACAGAGAGCTCTCGAAAAGCTTGAGTCTTTGTCTTCAAAGGCCAATTCCAATGCTTCTGTTACTGTCGCCGATTCAATCCCTGTTAACTACGAAGACGGCCTTCTCAA GGGACATGGGACCTCTGAGTTCAATGGTGAAGTTGTTGCCACCGTTTGCGGTATCGTCGAGCGCGTCAATAAGCTGGTCTATGTGCGTGCTCTAAGGGCCAG GTACAAGCCAGAGGTTGGAGATATCATAGTGGGGCGTGTTATTGag GTTGCTCCAAAGCGTTGGAGAGTGGAGATAAACTATAGCCATGATGCAGTGTTGATGCTTTCTTCAATGAACTTACCTGACGGCATCCAG AGGCGACGAACTGCTCTGGATGAACTCAACATGCGCAGCATTTTTGAGGAGAATGATGTCATTTGT GCTGAAGTTCGTGGTTTTCAACATGATGGTTTACATCTCCAAGCAAGAAGTCAGAAGTATGGAAAg CTTGGAAGGGGTCAATTGCTGACAGTCCCTCCTTATCTGGTGAAAAGACGCAAGCAGCACTTCCATCATTTAGAAAACTATGGTATTGACCTGATAATTGGCTGTAATGGATTCATCTGGGTTGGGGAACATGTTCAAGTGACAGACGATATGGTAGTGGATCAAGTGAACAAGTCTGAACAAGATGATGCCAAACCTGATGAAAATTCCATTAGTCCCGAAGATCAAGGGAAAAACTACACTCGGCAAGAGACAAGAGAGAACATATGCAGGGCTGCAAATGCTATCCGCGTATTGTCTACTTTAGGCTTCAATATTACTGTAGAAGTAATCACGGAGACGGTTGATTTGAGCACTTCTATAAATGTTGCTATACATGAAATGCTGGGTTCAGAGTTCTATGTTTTGGTTGCAGAGAAGGAGTCTGTAAGGCGAagcatgacaaaaaaaaagtga
- the LOC109946270 gene encoding pentatricopeptide repeat-containing protein At4g32430, mitochondrial-like: MKRQRNELDEVTVTLRALDMFCKQHQLHLSHNIDEVTVTLRALDMFCKQHQLHLSHNIDEVTVTLAVKACQGDPKPGCQIHGFAVSSGFASYTTISNSLMSMYTKAGQFDGPLLIFETMCYTDIVSWNTILSGFRTSEGALNFALRMNFNGVVRSVFDEMANEDLVSWNAILSGYSQEGNHGLEAIFVFIEMVGEGMELDHVIY, translated from the coding sequence ATGAAGAGACAGAGAAACGAACTCGATGAAGTTACCGTTACCCTTAGAGCCCTTGACATGTTCTGTAAGCAACATCAACTACATTTGTCTCATAACATCGATGAAGTTACCGTTACCCTTAGAGCCCTTGACATGTTCTGTAAGCAACATCAACTACATTTGTCTCATAACATCGATGAAGTTACCGTTACCCTTGCTGTCAAGGCCTGTCAAGGGGACCCCAAACCCGGATGCCAAATTCACGGGTTTGCAGTTTCTTCTGGGTTTGCTTCGTATACTACGATTTCAAATTCTTTGATGAGTATGTACACCAAAGCTGGACAGTTTGATGGTCCCTTACTTATCTTTGAGACTATGTGCTATACTGATATAGTTTCTTGGAATACTATTCTTTCGGGGTTTCGAACAAGTGAAGGTGCATTGAATTTTGCTCTTAGGATGAATTTTAATGGAGTTGTTAGGAgtgtgtttgatgaaatggcGAATGAGGATCTGGTTTCATGGAATGCAATACTATCAGGTTACTCTCAAGAGGGAAATCATGGCCTTGAGGCGATTTTTGTCTTTATTGAGATGGTGGGAGAAGGGATGGAGTTAGATCATGTCATTTACTAG